The window CCCAGAATGATAAGGTGTAATCTTTCATAACCTCAATGGCCTGCATAATAACCGGCAGGTTTGTATCAATAACAGACCATACAGAGAAATCTTTGATAATGTCTCTGGCTTCATTTACGCTGAGGGGTATTTCAATCTTCTTTGTTGTAACAACAAAAAACTCCTGAAGTACCTGCGTACTTACATAACCATTTCTATTCTCATAAGCGGCATGTATTAATTTAGCTGAATGGTTATGCTTTTCTAAGTCAGATTTATCAAAGGCATACACCAATATGTTTGTGTCAAAAAAGTATTTATCGCTCATGTAGATCCTCTCGCTTCCACTTTTTCCTACCGACAGATAGTGGTTTCATGGAGAAACGTTTCAACATCCTCAACATGGCATCTTCATATACCTCATTTTGTCTGATATAGTTTTCAAGGTATTCGCGGATAATGGATGTGAGAGTAGTATGCTTTTGAGATGCCGCAAATCTGGCCTTCTTTAATAATTTTTCATCTACTGATAAGGTAATGTTTTTTCGCATCTTGCTATCTCCAAATATTATATATGCACATAATATGTGCTTATTTTATGAAGAAGACAGCCTGTTGTCAAGGGGTAAAATAAGGGGGAAAAAAGGTGTAAATCCAAAATTGGATAGCAAATAGCAGCTATGATGTTTTACCGGCCTTAAACACTTTTCCATACTCCCCTTCTACACCGGTTACGCTAATGTCCATATCAATAAAGTGCCTTACTGTCCAGATATTCGTCAGTAGGTGGTTTGTTATCTTAGAAGTTGTAAACGAGGATGGCTCGTCTGATATTGAGATGTAAGGTATGAGTTGGTCAGCAAGATGAGGGTCCACTGCCCCTTGTGAATTGTGGTAATCAATAAATTCCCTGCAAGCCTCCCTTGCGACCTCCTCAGAAGTCTTGCCGATAGCACCAAGCGAGGAGAACCCGGTTATAACATTTTCATATCTGGCCATGATGAAAAAGAATGTACCTTTCCCTCTCGATGGTGCAGAAATAATCTCTATTTCAGTGTCTGCACAGTATGGTCTCAGAATTTTTAATCCTTCCGACCTCTGCCTTTCAGCTATTGATGCAGGAAGATTTGATGCGGCTGATAGACCTTTTATGCTAAGAAGTTCTCCCCTCTCATCCATACGAATACCGGTCAATCGTTCCGACGTATGTATCTCAGCATGAACAATACCGCCGCCGATGGGATACCAACCCCATTGGTCAATGATGAGGTTAAGAGAACAACCCATCTTTTCTATCACCGGCACAAATATATTTTGCAGATAGTGAAACGGCGGACTCCATGACACATGTGTGCCCCCCATCAATTTAATCGTTGAAGGATGCCCTGCAAAGATTAATGCAGGCATCAATGTTTGTAAAACAAGAGAAGTTGACCCGGCGCTGCCCGTCTTCTCAGCAACATCGAAACTAAAACTTCCCCCCTTTACATCTCCGGGACGAAATCGCAGAAAATCAGACCCTAATACATTTCCCTCTATGTATGCCTCTGATATATCCCTGCATGCATTGACACAGGTCAGGTGCTGAGGCAGCAGGCCGCTCTTCTTACGTCCCTTCCTTATATTAACAATCTCAACAGGTCTGGAATGGATAATTGACATGGCAAGGGCAGTCCTTAATATCTGCCCGCCGCCCTCACCGTAGCTTCCGTCTATTGTAATGTATGGAGTCTTTACTTTATTAATCCTGCATCTCTGTGTTTTTGCAATATCTCATCAGCAAGGTGGTCTATCGCCTGCAAATCTGTTTCTCCCGGATGTCCTTTTGCCAATACAGGTTCAAACATATCAAGTTTCAGTGAACTCATCATAGCAGTTATCTGTTCTACCATCTTTCCGGCCCAGCCATAAGACCCTATTATGGCGCCGAATTTTAATTTTGGTCTGAGGGCATTTACAAGAGAGACTGCATATGCAACCTCCGGATGAGCGCCTGCAAGAACGGTAGGAGATGCTATGACAATGGTAGCAGGGTCTATAAGGGAGATGGCCAGTTCTCCCATGTCTGCACCCGTTAGATTAAAAGGTCTTACACTTATTCCTCTTTCGATTAATGTCTCAATGAGGCGGCTGACCATTTTTTCCGTGCTGCCATGCATTGAAACATATATTATAACTACTTTGTTGTTTACACTATCCGAAACCCACTCCCTGCACATGCTTAGAATGGTTTCAGTTTCTTCATAAACAGGACCATGGCTTGGTGCTATCATCTCAACATCCAACCCCTTTATTATTTCCAGATGCCTGTTAATACTTTTCCTGAAGGGCATCATGATCTCTGCATAATACCTCTTTGCCCCTTCGTATACCTTTGCCTCATTATTCGCAAAGAGGCTGCTTGATGCAAAGTGGGAACCGAGGAAATCACAGGAAAATAGTATCTTATCCTCCCTGCTGTATGTAAACATTGTTTCAGGCCAGTGCACCCAGGGGGCAAATATAAACTCTAATGTCCTGTCTCCCAGGGAAATGGTTGATCTGTCTGTTATAGTTAAAACCTTTTCCTCATTAATACCAAGATGGTCTACAAGCATGCCGCTGCATTTCTGGTTTGTTAAGACCATAACATCCGGATAAACCCTGAGTATCCCCGGAATGGTACCGGAATGGTCCTGTTCGGCATGATTGGCAACAATATAGTCTATCCTGTTTACCCCTGCCTTCTGAAGATTTGACAGTAGTTCGTGTTCACGGGAAGGGTCAACGGTGTCCACAAGAACAGTTTTTTCACTACCCTTTATAAGATATGAGTTGTAGCTTGTACCATGCGGCAAAGGTATAAGTTCGTCAAACAGCCTCCTGTGCCAGTCTATAGCACCTACCGAGTATACACCGGGCTTTAGTTCTCTGACTGCCATCTTAAGCCTCCTTCTCAAACAGGTCTTTAGCGGCTCCGCACTCCGGGCAGACCCAGTCATCCGGCAGTTCCTCAAATGGCGTTCCCGGCTCTATCCCGACATCAGGGTCACCAATCTCCGGGTCATAGATATACCCACAGACTATACAAACATACCTTTGCATTTTTCTCCTACTAAAAAATCATGGGTTCCCGTTCCCCGCTTACGACCCGCGTGGACAAGCTTCACGGGAATGGCGACTTGTTATGAATCCAATCCTATTTGCCGCCCTATTTTGATAATTTAGAATAACATAACGGCATGCATTCCTCAATGTCAGCCTGATTTACCGCCTCTAACAATGGCAAAATACAAAATGCAAAATGAGGTATTGAAATATCACTTTTTACTGCGTGAATTCCGGAGACACCACACTTAGGGTCTGTCATAAAATAACCTATACATTTATGCATCTCATCTTCCGGCCATCTTTGCGTGCTCCTCAATCGCAACCCCTCAGCGTAGATTCAACTACGCCTTCGGGTTTGCTCAATCGGTCGCACTCAAACCTGACCGAAATCTGAGCGCCTAAATGCACAAGTTATTTCATGACAGACCCTTAATTATAGAAGCCTCGTTAAAGAATGGCATAAATCATAGTTCTGCCGGAAAGCTGGCCGGAGTTCAGGTGTTGTATTAAATGTTTCTGATAAGAGTAATGTGGTTTGTGGAGAATGTTAAGTTTACCGATCAAAGGCCTCTTTCAGCGGCAACAAGAAGCCTTAGATAATAGGGGATGTCAGGCTGTAACATGCCTTCATCAGTAAGTGCAACATCTACAGGGGACTGAACCACCTCCTATCAAACACTAAAAGTCCGGTTAGCAGAATCCCTGATTCCTTAATACGGCCACTTCCAGTCCCTGATCTCCGGCATGTCCTGTCCGTACCTTGTTATGTAATCCTTATGTTCCACCAGTTTGTCCCTGATTAACTGCTTGAGATATGCAGCCTTGTATCCTAACTTTGGGACACGGTCAATTACATCCGAGACGAGATGGAATCGGTCAAGGTCGTTTCTTACAACCATGTCAAAGGGTGTTGAGGTAGTGCCTTCCTCCTTATAGCCGCGCACATGCAGGTTTTTGTGATTTGCACGGCGGTATGACAAGCGGTGTATCAGCCAGGGGTAGCCGTGATATGCAAAGATAACAGGTTTATCTGTAGTGAATAGTGTGTCGAATTCTTTGTCTGACAGTCCGTGCGGATGTTCTTCTCTGGGCTGTAATGTCAT of the Nitrospirota bacterium genome contains:
- a CDS encoding MerR family transcriptional regulator; translation: MRKNITLSVDEKLLKKARFAASQKHTTLTSIIREYLENYIRQNEVYEDAMLRMLKRFSMKPLSVGRKKWKREDLHER
- the rtcA gene encoding RNA 3'-phosphate cyclase, encoding MAKTQRCRINKVKTPYITIDGSYGEGGGQILRTALAMSIIHSRPVEIVNIRKGRKKSGLLPQHLTCVNACRDISEAYIEGNVLGSDFLRFRPGDVKGGSFSFDVAEKTGSAGSTSLVLQTLMPALIFAGHPSTIKLMGGTHVSWSPPFHYLQNIFVPVIEKMGCSLNLIIDQWGWYPIGGGIVHAEIHTSERLTGIRMDERGELLSIKGLSAASNLPASIAERQRSEGLKILRPYCADTEIEIISAPSRGKGTFFFIMARYENVITGFSSLGAIGKTSEEVAREACREFIDYHNSQGAVDPHLADQLIPYISISDEPSSFTTSKITNHLLTNIWTVRHFIDMDISVTGVEGEYGKVFKAGKTS
- a CDS encoding rubredoxin, with translation MQRYVCIVCGYIYDPEIGDPDVGIEPGTPFEELPDDWVCPECGAAKDLFEKEA
- a CDS encoding PIN domain-containing protein; this translates as MSDKYFFDTNILVYAFDKSDLEKHNHSAKLIHAAYENRNGYVSTQVLQEFFVVTTKKIEIPLSVNEARDIIKDFSVWSVIDTNLPVIMQAIEVMKDYTLSFWDCLIICAAKVAGCSIIYTEDLSHQQIIENITIINPYYK
- a CDS encoding FprA family A-type flavoprotein; its protein translation is MAVRELKPGVYSVGAIDWHRRLFDELIPLPHGTSYNSYLIKGSEKTVLVDTVDPSREHELLSNLQKAGVNRIDYIVANHAEQDHSGTIPGILRVYPDVMVLTNQKCSGMLVDHLGINEEKVLTITDRSTISLGDRTLEFIFAPWVHWPETMFTYSREDKILFSCDFLGSHFASSSLFANNEAKVYEGAKRYYAEIMMPFRKSINRHLEIIKGLDVEMIAPSHGPVYEETETILSMCREWVSDSVNNKVVIIYVSMHGSTEKMVSRLIETLIERGISVRPFNLTGADMGELAISLIDPATIVIASPTVLAGAHPEVAYAVSLVNALRPKLKFGAIIGSYGWAGKMVEQITAMMSSLKLDMFEPVLAKGHPGETDLQAIDHLADEILQKHRDAGLIK